ATCCGAATCCTTATCCGGTATGCCGCAGCCGCAGTCACCGGGTACGATTTTATCCGGGTCATCCGGGCAAGTGTCAACGCAGTCCGGTGTCCCGTCCCCGTCCGAATCCGTATCCGGTATGCCGCAGCCGCAGATTCCCGGCGTTATTTTGTTAGGGTCAAGGGGGCAACCGTCGTTGCTGTCCATCGTCCCATCGTTGTCCGTATCCTGGTCAGGCTCTAAAAATTCATCAGCCCCCATATCAAATCCCGCTCCGGAGGGCCTTGCGTCTCCCTCAAAATCAACATTCGGCGCGCCTGCTGAAGTCCCGGTGTTCCGGCAGGGGGAGCCTTGCGTCAGGTGATAATCGAACGGAGCGCCGCCCACAAAGAGCGGGTCGGAGGAAATATTTCCGTTCGTGCCGACAATGAAAACGTCATCTTCGGGATTATATATTACAAAGTAATCGCCCTGGCTATTCATCCACAAATTGTTATAGGTAAGCATTTCATTAGATGATGGTTGGCCTGAAAACATGGCATACCCGTTGTTTCCCGAAATAATATTGTTCTTTACTGTCGGCAATGGGGTGTAAAATAAGAGGCCGTGTCCGGCGTTGTTGGCTATCGAATTATTATAGATCTGAATCGGGCTGCTTTGAGTATATATTCCTGATCCTTGCCAGAGGTAGTCCGTGGCTGCAACGCCGTTATTTATTATTAAACAGTTCCGAACAGCGCCATTGGATGAAAAACTCCGGTAATAAATTCCCGCCGCATCATTATCAGCCACAATACAGGATTCAATCGTCACGTCGGAATTGATGCTGACAAAAACGCCGCCGCTGTATTCTCCTTCATCGCGTCCATTATTGATAATGTGACTATTGGCAATAATGGCCGTAACGTCTTCATCAACCAGTATTCCGCCGCCGAATTTGATTTCTGAATGAAATGTCGGAATGGAACCGTAACCGTTTTGTAGGGTAAAACCATCTAATTTTACCCCTTGCTGTCCATTGCCGATAAAGATGCAGCTTTCCTGGGCGCCGCTGCCATCGATGACAGTCGTATCGGACCCATTTGCGCTGATAAGGGTAATGTTATCCGTTTGCGGCCAGACGATATTCTCCGTGTAGGTTCCGTCGGCGACCAGCACGGTATCGCCGGCGGAGGCTGCATTTAAACCTGCCTGGATGGTAGGATAATCACCCGGAACATTGATGGTGGCTCCATAAGCTGTCCAGCCGGCTAAAAGAAATCCACAAAAAAAGATTAAAGATTTTGACGCTTTCATTTTTTCTCCTTCCAAATCATTGTTCAGACCAACAGGCGTGATAGGGCAGATTATTATCCCAATATCAGTAGTGTCCGGTTTATTTTTAAAAAAAGCCTGTAACTAATTATAATATTAGAGAATAACGACAACAAAGACTGTTATCGATTTGAAATTTGGCGGCCATGGGACATAATCCTTTCGAACCTTAAAACGAAAGGATATTCCCATGAACCATGGCCGTACAGTATTTTCACAAATTTTAGATTTTTTACCAATGCACAAATTCCGTCAATGCGTTAATCGATATAATGGCAACAAAGGCGTACGAACCTTTACCTGCCTGGATCAATTTATGTGTATGGCGTTTGCCCAACTCACCTACCGTGAAAGTTTACGTGATATCGAGTGCTGCCTTCGGTCAATGCAAGAAAAGCTTTATCACATGGGCATAAAGGGGAACGTCTCCCGAAGCACGATTGGCGATGCCAACGAGAAAAGAGATTGGCGAATATACGGTGATTTTGCCATGCATTTGATTGACCAGGCTCGTCAGCTGTATATAGGCGAAGACTTCGGCCTCGAACTGAAAGAGACCGCATATGCGCTTGATGCGTCAACAATCGATTTATGCCTTTCGGTTTTTCCATGGGCTCGTTTCCGGGCAACCAAAGCAGGGATCAAACTCCATGCGCTACTTGACTTACGTGGCAACATCCCCTCATTCGTTGATATAACCGAGGCCAAGGTTCATGACGTCAACATCCTTGATAAAATTATTCCAGAGCCAGGGGCAATATATGTTATGGATCGTGCTTACTTGGATTTTGCACGCCTTTATCGTTTCCATCAAGGGGCGTCGTTTTTTGTAATTCGAAAAAAATCCAACACTGACTTCCGCAGATTGTATTCCAACAAGGTTGATAGCGCTAAGGGCGTTAAATGCGATCAGGTTATCCTATTATCCGGCCTTTATTCTCATAAAGCTTATCCTGAAAAGCTTCGTCGCGTAAAGTATTTCGACGCGGATACCGGGATGCTCTTAAATTTTATGACAAACCAACTTACCCTGCCAGCCTTGACAATAGCCGGGCTTTACAGGTGTCGTTGGCGAATCGAAATATTCTTTAAATGGATCAAACAGCACCTGAGGATCAAAGCTTTTTACGGAACCACTGACAACGCGGTCAAAACACAAATCTGGATCGCCATATCCGTTTATGTCCTGGTTGCGATCATGAAGAAGCGAATGAAGATTGACCTCAGCCTCTACACAATTTTACAGATTTTAAGTATTACTCTTTTTGAGAGAAAGCCCATTTTACAGGTGTTCACAACGACTGAATACCAAAAACCAATTACTAACGGACCTATCCAGCTAAATTTATTCGAAAATTAACCGGACACTACTGTCCCAATATATTTTTTAATTTTAACAACGGCCGTCTTGTTTGTAAATGTCGTTTCTATTCATGCCAGGCGCGGCGACTACTGGCGATAGAACATTGTCGATATTTTTCAGGTACATGGGCAGCAAAGTGGGCTGCGCCGCTTACTTCTTCCCGTTCTGGGTGATGGTCAGGGGCCTGGCCTGCCAGATGTCACGGTTGTATTCCATGATGGTCCGGTCGGAGGAGAATCTCCCCATCCGGGCGACGTTGAGGACGGCTTTTCGCGTCCATTCCTTCTGGTCCCGGTAAAGCCCGTCAATCCGCATCTGGGCGAGATGGTAGGATTCAAAATCCGCCATAATTTTGTACCGGTCTTCCGTGAGCAGAAGATTCACCAGCGGCTGGAAGAGGCCGGGCTGTTCCAGG
The DNA window shown above is from Thermodesulfobacteriota bacterium and carries:
- a CDS encoding IS4 family transposase yields the protein MNHGRTVFSQILDFLPMHKFRQCVNRYNGNKGVRTFTCLDQFMCMAFAQLTYRESLRDIECCLRSMQEKLYHMGIKGNVSRSTIGDANEKRDWRIYGDFAMHLIDQARQLYIGEDFGLELKETAYALDASTIDLCLSVFPWARFRATKAGIKLHALLDLRGNIPSFVDITEAKVHDVNILDKIIPEPGAIYVMDRAYLDFARLYRFHQGASFFVIRKKSNTDFRRLYSNKVDSAKGVKCDQVILLSGLYSHKAYPEKLRRVKYFDADTGMLLNFMTNQLTLPALTIAGLYRCRWRIEIFFKWIKQHLRIKAFYGTTDNAVKTQIWIAISVYVLVAIMKKRMKIDLSLYTILQILSITLFERKPILQVFTTTEYQKPITNGPIQLNLFEN
- a CDS encoding right-handed parallel beta-helix repeat-containing protein, which codes for MEGEKMKASKSLIFFCGFLLAGWTAYGATINVPGDYPTIQAGLNAASAGDTVLVADGTYTENIVWPQTDNITLISANGSDTTVIDGSGAQESCIFIGNGQQGVKLDGFTLQNGYGSIPTFHSEIKFGGGILVDEDVTAIIANSHIINNGRDEGEYSGGVFVSINSDVTIESCIVADNDAAGIYYRSFSSNGAVRNCLIINNGVAATDYLWQGSGIYTQSSPIQIYNNSIANNAGHGLLFYTPLPTVKNNIISGNNGYAMFSGQPSSNEMLTYNNLWMNSQGDYFVIYNPEDDVFIVGTNGNISSDPLFVGGAPFDYHLTQGSPCRNTGTSAGAPNVDFEGDARPSGAGFDMGADEFLEPDQDTDNDGTMDSNDGCPLDPNKITPGICGCGIPDTDSDGDGTPDCVDTCPDDPDKIVPGDCGCGIPDKDSDGDGTPDCNDGCPADPGKIEPGVCGCGVVDSGADRDGDGTPDCVDGCPDDPDKLTPGACGCGISDVDTDGDGTPDCSDDTPNGVWNDYNDDNAAFCITNKDRSCVATILSGG